In one window of Pseudomonas sp. IAC-BECa141 DNA:
- the lolB gene encoding lipoprotein insertase outer membrane protein LolB codes for MFLRHVIVFSFIALLAGCAGFGARESVEGHGNPGQWREHKQQLTGLDGWQIDGKIGIRAPKDSGSGTLFWLQRQDYYDIRLSGPLGRGAARLTGRPGAVSLEVANQGRYEAPTPEALVEEQLGWKLPVSHLAWWVRGLPAPDSKSRLTLDGNSRLANLDQDGWQVQYLSYAEQNGYWLPERIKLHGADLDVTLVIKTWQPRKLGQ; via the coding sequence ATGTTTTTGCGCCACGTCATAGTTTTCAGCTTCATCGCCCTGCTCGCCGGTTGCGCGGGCTTCGGCGCCCGTGAATCGGTCGAAGGCCACGGCAATCCTGGCCAATGGCGCGAGCACAAACAGCAATTGACCGGCCTTGATGGCTGGCAGATCGACGGCAAGATCGGCATCCGCGCCCCGAAAGATTCGGGCAGCGGCACGCTGTTCTGGCTGCAACGTCAGGATTACTACGACATCCGTCTGTCCGGCCCGCTGGGTCGTGGCGCGGCGCGTTTGACCGGCCGTCCGGGCGCGGTGTCGCTGGAAGTGGCGAATCAGGGCCGTTATGAAGCGCCGACACCGGAAGCGCTGGTCGAGGAACAACTGGGCTGGAAACTGCCGGTCTCGCATCTGGCCTGGTGGGTTCGCGGCCTCCCGGCACCGGACAGCAAAAGCCGCCTGACCCTGGACGGAAACAGTCGTCTGGCCAATCTGGATCAGGATGGCTGGCAGGTCCAATACCTCAGCTATGCCGAACAGAACGGTTACTGGCTGCCCGAGCGGATCAAGCTGCACGGCGCCGATCTGGACGTGACGCTGGTCATCAAGACCTGGCAACCGCGCAAGTTGGGGCAATAA
- the ispE gene encoding 4-(cytidine 5'-diphospho)-2-C-methyl-D-erythritol kinase — MTAPRLTLPSPAKLNLMLHILGRREDGYHELQTLFQFLDYGDEITFAVRDDGVIRLHTEFEGVPHDSNLIVRAAKKLQEQSGCSLGIDIWIDKILPMGGGIGGGSSNAATTLLGLNHLWQLGWDEDRLAALGLTLGADVPVFVRGHAAFAEGVGEKLTPVEPAEPWYVVLVPQVSVSTAEIFSDPLLTRNTPPIKVRPVPEGNSRNDCLPVVARRYPEVRNALNLLGNFTEAKLTGTGSCVFGGFPSKAEADKVSALLTETLTGFVAKGSNVSMLHRKLQSLL; from the coding sequence ATGACCGCTCCACGCCTCACTTTGCCATCGCCAGCCAAACTCAACCTGATGCTGCACATCCTCGGTCGCCGTGAAGACGGTTATCACGAGTTGCAGACGCTTTTTCAATTTCTCGACTACGGCGACGAAATCACCTTCGCCGTGCGTGACGATGGCGTGATTCGCCTGCACACCGAATTCGAGGGTGTTCCCCACGACAGCAACCTGATCGTGCGCGCGGCGAAAAAACTTCAGGAGCAATCCGGCTGCTCGCTCGGCATCGATATCTGGATCGACAAGATCCTGCCGATGGGCGGCGGCATCGGTGGCGGCAGCTCGAACGCGGCCACCACCCTGCTCGGGCTCAATCATTTGTGGCAATTGGGCTGGGATGAGGATCGCCTGGCTGCACTGGGCCTGACGCTGGGCGCCGACGTGCCGGTGTTCGTGCGTGGCCATGCGGCTTTTGCCGAAGGTGTTGGCGAGAAACTGACCCCGGTCGAGCCTGCCGAACCGTGGTACGTTGTACTCGTTCCGCAAGTCTCTGTTAGTACGGCAGAAATTTTTTCAGATCCATTGTTGACACGTAACACGCCGCCCATTAAAGTGCGCCCCGTTCCCGAGGGAAACAGTCGAAATGACTGCTTGCCGGTGGTCGCAAGGCGTTATCCAGAAGTACGTAACGCATTGAATTTGCTAGGTAATTTTACTGAAGCAAAACTCACCGGAACTGGAAGTTGTGTGTTTGGGGGCTTCCCAAGCAAAGCTGAAGCTGATAAAGTCTCGGCCCTTCTGACAGAGACCCTTACAGGGTTTGTAGCAAAAGGAAGCAACGTTTCGATGTTGCATCGCAAGCTGCAAAGTCTGCTCTAA